One region of Peribacillus simplex genomic DNA includes:
- a CDS encoding IDEAL domain-containing protein, protein MAGNNQLNNGDWVQGRSRDGELIHGYIETVSANREIVKVNVVESDNKKAVGKSISIPSKWTEKLPDLEISNESHLLALIDLALLSKDETWFMELSGKLESIKIHPKINIRKSEFLIPGNRIGKLDLNR, encoded by the coding sequence ATGGCCGGAAATAATCAGTTAAATAATGGGGATTGGGTGCAGGGAAGATCAAGAGATGGCGAACTTATCCATGGTTACATTGAAACGGTAAGCGCGAATCGAGAAATCGTTAAAGTGAATGTGGTGGAAAGTGACAATAAAAAAGCGGTCGGGAAATCGATTTCGATTCCGAGTAAATGGACTGAAAAGTTGCCTGATCTAGAAATCAGTAACGAAAGTCATCTTTTGGCATTAATTGATTTGGCTTTACTATCTAAGGATGAAACATGGTTTATGGAGTTATCCGGTAAATTGGAATCGATTAAAATCCATCCGAAAATAAATATCAGGAAATCCGAGTTTCTTATCCCGGGAAATAGAATCGGGAAACTCGATTTAAATAGATGA
- the sirA gene encoding sporulation inhibitor of replication protein SirA — translation MRTYQIFLIEDEFAHHYYGREKLFFNLFLEYIQARGRLKSILQKQIEFVTKTVPIIQLQVAIEQRLQKKMNFWSQNGKYYLEKTNGSSKAVLIIQDESITLKAEGDYEAETAFFECIRKYEASFLAIDFEHEKYGWLKPIKERKFV, via the coding sequence ATGAGAACCTATCAAATCTTTTTAATCGAAGATGAATTTGCCCATCATTATTATGGAAGAGAAAAGCTATTTTTCAATTTGTTTTTGGAGTATATTCAAGCAAGGGGCAGACTGAAGAGTATTTTGCAAAAACAAATCGAATTTGTCACCAAAACAGTCCCCATTATCCAGTTGCAGGTAGCAATTGAACAACGTTTACAAAAAAAGATGAATTTTTGGTCTCAAAATGGAAAATACTATTTAGAAAAAACAAACGGATCAAGTAAAGCCGTGTTAATCATCCAGGATGAGTCCATTACGCTTAAAGCTGAAGGAGACTATGAAGCGGAGACGGCTTTCTTTGAATGCATTCGAAAATATGAAGCGAGTTTTCTAGCCATTGATTTTGAACACGAAAAATACGGTTGGTTAAAACCGATAAAAGAAAGAAAATTTGTCTAA
- the yneA gene encoding cell division suppressor protein YneA, whose protein sequence is MKKIYKNYVYTILLAGSVFIFSILFSCTLDNDQKKDFLSIEVGEGDTLWGIAEKYDEADLTKKEFIGWIEEHNGVRADSIKPGQVIVIPVKGEELVQNLASQQ, encoded by the coding sequence ATGAAAAAAATATACAAAAATTATGTATATACGATTCTGTTAGCTGGATCAGTATTCATCTTTTCAATTTTATTCTCTTGTACATTGGACAATGATCAAAAAAAAGATTTCCTTTCTATAGAAGTAGGTGAAGGCGACACCCTATGGGGAATTGCCGAAAAATATGATGAAGCTGATTTGACAAAAAAAGAATTCATTGGTTGGATAGAAGAGCATAATGGAGTCAGGGCAGATTCGATTAAACCTGGTCAAGTCATTGTCATACCGGTTAAAGGGGAAGAACTTGTTCAGAATTTGGCAAGTCAGCAGTAA
- a CDS encoding YneB family resolvase-like protein, with protein MKAIIYCRVSTEKESQETSLARQEDELVKLAEKLDMEVVSIIKEQESGYELNRDGIFDMIELFKAKEAEVLLIQDETRLGRGNAKIALFHVILKEDVKIYTLSHDGEIELSDSDAMVIQIVGIVEEYQRKLHNLKIKRGMIRAVEKGYRPQNNLQNQRNSTGRERMEIPIEEIIKLRANGLTFAEIAATLRGFGYNVSKATVNRRFLEHQLNIQESQS; from the coding sequence ATGAAGGCAATAATCTATTGTAGGGTTAGCACAGAAAAAGAGTCACAGGAGACATCATTGGCAAGGCAGGAAGATGAATTAGTCAAATTGGCCGAAAAGTTGGATATGGAAGTTGTTTCCATAATAAAGGAGCAGGAAAGCGGTTATGAGTTAAACCGGGATGGCATTTTTGACATGATCGAACTATTTAAAGCCAAAGAAGCCGAAGTTCTATTAATCCAGGACGAAACAAGACTAGGAAGAGGGAATGCCAAAATAGCCCTTTTCCATGTCATCCTTAAAGAAGACGTGAAAATTTATACGCTCTCACACGATGGGGAAATAGAGTTATCGGATTCGGATGCCATGGTCATCCAGATAGTCGGTATTGTTGAGGAATATCAAAGGAAATTACATAACCTAAAAATAAAACGCGGGATGATAAGAGCCGTTGAAAAAGGCTACCGCCCTCAAAACAATCTTCAGAACCAAAGGAATTCTACTGGAAGGGAACGTATGGAAATTCCCATTGAAGAGATTATTAAACTCCGGGCTAATGGATTGACATTTGCAGAAATCGCAGCCACTTTAAGGGGCTTTGGATACAATGTATCCAAAGCTACGGTGAACAGGCGTTTTCTCGAACATCAACTAAATATACAGGAAAGTCAATCATAG
- a CDS encoding spore coat protein, producing the protein MTNFLQNMAGMSGMTDQVIATDFLISAKSGIRNAAFAITETASPELRAALREQLKSAVETHGIISDYMVSKGYYHPQDMDEQAQVNLQTANTALNL; encoded by the coding sequence ATGACTAATTTTTTACAAAATATGGCGGGTATGAGTGGAATGACCGATCAGGTGATTGCAACTGACTTTCTGATTTCTGCCAAATCAGGAATTAGAAATGCGGCTTTCGCTATAACTGAAACAGCTTCACCTGAACTGAGGGCTGCATTACGGGAACAGCTAAAGTCCGCTGTAGAAACACATGGGATCATAAGTGATTATATGGTTTCTAAAGGTTATTATCACCCTCAGGATATGGATGAGCAAGCACAGGTGAATCTTCAAACGGCTAATACGGCATTGAATCTTTAA
- a CDS encoding DUF896 domain-containing protein yields the protein MLSKEKIARINELSKKAKAEGLTEVEAKEQTQLRSEYLETFRRSMSDTLEHVKVVDPEGNDVTPQKIKNIKEKRNLH from the coding sequence ATGCTATCAAAAGAAAAAATAGCCCGTATTAATGAACTTTCTAAAAAGGCAAAGGCTGAAGGTTTAACGGAAGTCGAGGCGAAAGAGCAAACCCAATTAAGAAGTGAGTATTTAGAAACATTCAGACGGTCCATGTCCGATACGTTGGAGCACGTGAAAGTCGTTGATCCAGAAGGTAATGACGTCACTCCTCAAAAGATAAAGAATATTAAAGAAAAAAGAAACTTACATTAA
- the lexA gene encoding transcriptional repressor LexA: MTKLSKRQQDILDFIKEEVRQKGYPPSVREIGEAVGLASSSTVHGHLSRLESKGLIRRDPTKPRAIEILNLEEANNIPKASVVNVPLLGKVTAGMPITAIENIEEYFPLPESMVPHDDHVFMLEIMGESMIEAGIHDGDYVIVKQQSSANNGDIVVAMTEDDEATVKRFFKEPDYIRLQPENSNMEPIILRDVSILGKVIGLYRQIH, translated from the coding sequence ATGACTAAACTATCAAAACGGCAGCAAGATATCCTTGATTTCATTAAAGAAGAGGTCCGCCAAAAAGGGTATCCACCTTCCGTCCGGGAGATTGGCGAAGCAGTGGGACTTGCATCAAGTTCAACAGTACACGGACATTTATCCCGCCTGGAAAGTAAAGGTCTGATAAGACGTGACCCAACCAAGCCGAGGGCCATTGAAATACTGAACTTGGAGGAAGCGAATAATATCCCCAAAGCTAGTGTCGTGAACGTGCCGTTACTTGGTAAAGTAACCGCGGGCATGCCGATAACTGCAATTGAGAACATAGAAGAATACTTTCCGCTTCCCGAAAGCATGGTTCCACATGATGACCATGTTTTCATGCTAGAAATCATGGGTGAAAGTATGATTGAAGCAGGAATCCATGATGGAGATTATGTCATCGTGAAACAACAAAGCAGCGCCAATAATGGAGATATCGTCGTGGCCATGACGGAAGATGATGAAGCCACTGTAAAACGATTCTTTAAGGAACCGGATTACATAAGGCTTCAGCCTGAGAACTCAAATATGGAACCAATTATTTTAAGAGATGTTTCGATACTTGGAAAAGTAATAGGCTTATATAGACAAATACATTAA
- the trxA gene encoding thioredoxin, which produces MTIEHVTDDNFASKIKEGLVLVDFWAPWCGPCKMIAPILNEIDVEMGDRVKIVKLNVDENSATTSDYGVMGIPALILFKDGEKVDQAIGLQPKEAIAALIEKHA; this is translated from the coding sequence ATGACAATAGAACATGTAACAGATGATAATTTTGCTAGTAAAATCAAGGAAGGTTTAGTACTGGTTGATTTTTGGGCACCGTGGTGCGGACCATGTAAAATGATTGCCCCAATCCTTAATGAAATTGATGTTGAAATGGGTGATCGGGTTAAGATCGTAAAATTGAATGTGGATGAAAATTCAGCTACGACAAGTGATTATGGAGTGATGGGAATTCCGGCCCTTATTCTTTTCAAAGATGGAGAAAAAGTAGATCAAGCAATTGGCTTACAGCCTAAAGAAGCGATTGCGGCATTGATTGAAAAGCATGCATGA
- a CDS encoding YneF family protein — MWVYILVGVLALIAGVVLGFFIARKYMMDYLKKNPPINEQMLKMMMMQMGMKPSQKKINQMMSAMNKQQTK, encoded by the coding sequence ATGTGGGTTTACATTCTAGTTGGCGTACTGGCATTGATTGCTGGAGTAGTGCTGGGATTTTTCATCGCTCGTAAATACATGATGGATTACTTAAAGAAAAATCCGCCAATTAACGAACAGATGCTGAAAATGATGATGATGCAAATGGGTATGAAACCATCCCAAAAGAAAATTAATCAAATGATGAGCGCCATGAATAAACAACAAACAAAATAA
- a CDS encoding RrF2 family transcriptional regulator, producing MNSDFTIAVHSLVYLAYLPDHMASSESIAENVCTNSARIRKMMSCLRNKGFVKTKEGVGGGYILDCNPEEVSLADIYITVSHGTLKPKWCTGNPEKKCVISSNTQVVMDQIFDEAELYFEKYLEDITLSTFLEKIKQCP from the coding sequence GTGAATAGTGATTTTACAATAGCTGTGCATAGTTTGGTCTATTTAGCTTATCTACCAGATCATATGGCTAGCAGTGAGTCTATCGCAGAAAACGTTTGTACAAATTCGGCAAGGATTCGGAAAATGATGAGCTGCTTACGGAATAAAGGATTTGTTAAGACTAAAGAAGGTGTGGGCGGAGGCTATATTCTGGACTGTAACCCTGAAGAGGTGAGTTTGGCAGATATTTATATAACGGTCTCGCATGGAACCTTGAAGCCAAAGTGGTGTACAGGTAATCCGGAGAAAAAATGTGTCATATCTTCCAATACCCAGGTAGTCATGGATCAAATATTCGATGAAGCTGAGTTATATTTTGAAAAATATTTAGAAGATATTACTCTCAGCACTTTTTTGGAAAAAATTAAACAATGTCCGTGA
- a CDS encoding glucosaminidase domain-containing protein, whose translation MFGDGYGTSFLANQGKNIFGTKGDFKGESVIIQTIEYVNGAPVQVWNKFRKYPTWEESLRDLANLYVKGTSWNRSLYTAVIGEQDYKKALKAIFDAGYASDPKYIEKLANLIETSDLTKYDECIEEVYHIVKKGDSVSALAKAYGSTQMQIQQWNGLVDLNLIKVNQRLRVK comes from the coding sequence TTGTTTGGAGATGGATATGGGACAAGCTTTTTAGCAAATCAAGGAAAGAATATATTCGGTACAAAAGGTGATTTTAAGGGCGAGTCAGTCATTATACAAACAATTGAATACGTCAACGGTGCACCCGTTCAAGTATGGAACAAATTCAGAAAATATCCAACATGGGAAGAAAGTCTAAGAGATCTTGCCAATCTATATGTAAAGGGAACTTCATGGAATAGAAGTTTGTATACAGCGGTCATTGGAGAACAAGATTACAAAAAAGCACTCAAAGCAATATTCGATGCGGGTTACGCCTCGGATCCGAAATATATAGAAAAACTGGCGAACCTAATCGAAACAAGCGATTTAACTAAATATGATGAATGCATCGAAGAGGTCTATCATATCGTCAAAAAAGGGGATTCCGTATCTGCGCTTGCAAAAGCATATGGTTCTACGCAAATGCAGATTCAACAGTGGAATGGATTGGTCGATCTTAACCTTATTAAAGTGAACCAAAGATTAAGAGTGAAATGA
- the tkt gene encoding transketolase: MLDKLDALSINTIRTLSIDAIEKANSGHPGMPMGAAPMAYKLWTEYMNHNPKNPDWFNRDRFVLSAGHGSMLLYSLLHLSGYGLSIDDLKSFRQWGSKTPGHPEFGHTAGVDATTGPLGQGIAMAVGMAMAERHLAESYNRESYNVVDHYTYSICGDGDLMEGVSAEAASLAGHLQLGRLVVLYDSNDISLDGDLSQSFSESVANRFKSYGWQYVRVEDGNDLQEIAKAIEEAKTDEARPTLIEVKTVIGYGSPNRSGKSAVHGAPLGADELKLTKEAYKWTFEEDFHVPEEVYSHFNESVVEAGAQKEEAWNELFKNYKEAHPELAEQLELAIKGELPAEWDQEIPVYEEGKTLASRASSGEVLNAIAKKVPSFIGGSADLAGSNNTAIKGETDLLPGNYSGRNIWFGVREFAMGAALNGMTLHGGLKVYGGTFFVFSDYLRPAIRMAALMGLPVTYVFTHDSIAVGEDGPTHEPIEQLASLRAMPNLGVIRPADGNETAAAWKVAMESTNKPNALVLTRQGLPTIKDTSETAYEGVSKGAYIISAAKKEEADALLLATGSEVNLAVEAQKALANDGIDVSVISMPSWDRFETQSKEYKQSVINPAVKKRLAIEVASPFGWDRYAGDEGEILAINHFGASAPGGKIMEEFGFTVENVVARVKEMLK, encoded by the coding sequence ATGTTAGATAAATTAGATGCACTTTCTATCAATACGATTCGTACATTATCGATTGATGCAATTGAAAAGGCTAATTCCGGCCATCCAGGCATGCCCATGGGTGCAGCGCCGATGGCGTACAAATTATGGACTGAATATATGAATCATAACCCGAAAAATCCAGATTGGTTTAATAGAGATCGCTTCGTTCTTTCAGCTGGTCATGGGTCTATGCTGTTATACAGCCTTCTTCATTTATCGGGCTATGGCTTATCTATCGATGATTTGAAAAGCTTCCGCCAATGGGGCAGTAAAACTCCAGGACATCCCGAATTCGGACATACCGCTGGGGTAGATGCAACGACAGGACCTCTTGGACAAGGTATTGCAATGGCAGTCGGAATGGCAATGGCAGAACGCCACTTGGCAGAAAGCTATAACCGTGAATCTTATAATGTGGTCGATCATTATACATATAGCATTTGTGGGGATGGAGATTTAATGGAAGGTGTTTCTGCAGAAGCGGCTTCATTAGCAGGACATCTGCAACTTGGAAGACTTGTCGTTTTATATGATTCTAATGATATATCCCTTGACGGCGACTTAAGTCAATCATTTAGTGAAAGTGTAGCAAACCGGTTCAAATCTTATGGATGGCAATATGTCCGCGTTGAGGACGGGAACGATCTTCAGGAAATTGCCAAAGCGATTGAAGAAGCGAAAACCGATGAGGCACGTCCAACATTAATCGAAGTGAAAACGGTTATTGGTTACGGTTCACCAAACCGTTCAGGTAAATCTGCTGTTCACGGCGCTCCGCTTGGTGCAGATGAGCTGAAGTTGACTAAGGAAGCTTATAAATGGACATTCGAAGAGGATTTCCATGTTCCAGAAGAAGTTTATTCTCACTTCAATGAATCTGTTGTAGAGGCAGGCGCCCAAAAAGAAGAAGCTTGGAATGAATTGTTCAAAAATTACAAAGAAGCACACCCTGAGTTAGCCGAGCAATTGGAGCTGGCAATCAAAGGTGAACTGCCTGCTGAGTGGGATCAGGAAATTCCGGTTTATGAAGAAGGAAAAACATTAGCTTCCCGTGCTTCAAGCGGAGAAGTATTGAATGCAATTGCCAAAAAGGTCCCTAGCTTCATTGGTGGTTCAGCAGATTTAGCAGGATCTAATAATACTGCCATCAAAGGTGAGACAGATCTATTACCTGGTAATTACAGTGGCCGTAATATATGGTTCGGTGTACGTGAATTCGCTATGGGTGCGGCTTTAAATGGAATGACCCTTCATGGTGGATTAAAAGTGTACGGAGGTACATTCTTCGTATTCTCTGATTATTTGCGTCCTGCCATAAGAATGGCAGCACTGATGGGACTACCTGTAACGTATGTCTTCACCCACGATAGCATTGCTGTAGGGGAAGACGGACCGACACATGAGCCAATCGAACAATTAGCATCATTGCGGGCAATGCCCAACCTAGGGGTAATCCGTCCAGCTGATGGCAATGAAACGGCAGCAGCTTGGAAAGTGGCTATGGAGTCTACAAATAAACCGAATGCCCTTGTACTGACTCGTCAAGGGTTGCCAACAATAAAAGATACTTCCGAAACTGCTTATGAAGGTGTTTCAAAAGGGGCTTACATCATATCCGCTGCTAAGAAAGAAGAAGCGGATGCATTACTACTTGCGACTGGTTCTGAAGTGAACTTGGCTGTGGAAGCACAGAAAGCTTTAGCGAACGATGGAATTGATGTTTCGGTAATCAGCATGCCATCATGGGATCGATTTGAAACTCAATCTAAAGAATATAAACAAAGTGTAATCAATCCAGCAGTGAAAAAACGTCTAGCTATCGAAGTGGCATCACCGTTTGGCTGGGATCGTTATGCAGGTGATGAGGGTGAAATATTGGCCATCAATCATTTTGGAGCTTCTGCACCAGGCGGTAAGATCATGGAGGAATTTGGTTTCACTGTAGAAAATGTAGTTGCTCGTGTTAAAGAAATGCTTAAATAA
- a CDS encoding spore coat protein, with amino-acid sequence MEMDYLNPQGAEHMPEMADSSIALEFLLSIKNGIHTYAIAITETMSPELRQALYRQMEQSIDLHAEMEKGHCRRSSQLSFGTC; translated from the coding sequence ATGGAAATGGACTATTTAAATCCCCAAGGCGCTGAACATATGCCTGAAATGGCTGATTCTTCTATTGCCCTGGAATTCCTACTGTCAATCAAAAACGGGATTCATACGTATGCAATAGCTATAACGGAAACAATGAGTCCAGAATTGAGACAAGCCCTATACCGGCAAATGGAGCAATCCATTGATTTACATGCCGAAATGGAAAAGGGTCATTGCCGTCGATCATCTCAACTATCGTTTGGAACATGCTAA
- a CDS encoding esterase/lipase family protein, translating to MAKPNFSSAGKLKPPSETFNPGDWFLGSTPPNLDTNKPPIVFVQGKNSNSASWYGETDYHGVNDMYTKAYEAGYQTVFVQLYDSAGNGSVSQYANGRLLAQMLAEISNHFGGEKVNIIAHSKGGPDTQAALVHFGAHQYVGRVITLASPHHGSNLADLAYSWYAGWLGSLLGQKDEGTYSLQVGKMAEFRSVTDNHVNARKNMYFTVAGMNRGPVLSALSMGGQYLSSYGENDGLVNVWSTKIPYASHLFTDPNYDHDNIRIGSAVFSRIEPYLRSTSIAGIPGLNVNYKENVEDDVITTALSQTVLGDVLQQNVWNEQSFHVNEAAPSDITIYTATNDVEVELISPSNKKYRPSLKVQSAKNQTSFFNGATIQTFNRNKLEIGDWRVRMKTKSPKDAYLFTAQFNEKNPIILSMAGKVKQKDAKFIIKNPMNDKKRPISTTFLVHLIDESGKEISEKSTIQEMDTENFSGTLPEVPKSGVYNVTIDVKEKSVNGPERTRTLIRSVYIEK from the coding sequence ATGGCAAAGCCGAACTTTTCCTCAGCGGGAAAATTGAAGCCGCCATCCGAAACTTTCAACCCAGGGGATTGGTTTCTGGGAAGTACCCCTCCCAATCTTGACACAAATAAACCACCAATCGTATTTGTCCAAGGGAAAAATAGCAATTCAGCCAGCTGGTACGGTGAAACGGACTATCACGGTGTCAATGATATGTATACTAAGGCATATGAAGCGGGCTATCAAACGGTTTTTGTACAGCTTTACGATTCTGCTGGAAATGGATCAGTTAGCCAATATGCTAACGGAAGGCTGCTAGCTCAAATGCTTGCAGAAATCAGTAACCATTTCGGGGGCGAAAAAGTAAATATTATAGCTCACAGCAAGGGGGGGCCAGACACCCAAGCGGCTCTAGTACACTTTGGAGCACACCAATATGTTGGAAGGGTCATCACTTTAGCTTCCCCTCATCACGGTTCCAACTTGGCTGATTTGGCATATAGCTGGTATGCGGGCTGGCTTGGTTCCCTATTGGGCCAAAAAGATGAAGGAACTTATTCTTTACAGGTTGGTAAAATGGCGGAGTTTCGTTCTGTCACGGATAACCATGTTAACGCCCGGAAAAATATGTATTTCACCGTGGCCGGTATGAATAGAGGACCGGTTCTTTCCGCTTTATCAATGGGTGGACAATATTTATCTTCATATGGAGAAAATGATGGTTTAGTGAATGTATGGAGTACGAAAATACCCTACGCGTCACATTTATTTACGGATCCCAACTATGATCACGACAATATTCGAATAGGTTCAGCTGTATTTTCAAGGATTGAACCCTATTTAAGAAGCACTTCTATTGCTGGGATTCCTGGTTTAAATGTCAATTATAAAGAAAACGTTGAAGATGATGTCATCACAACCGCTCTTTCGCAAACCGTCCTGGGAGATGTCCTGCAACAAAATGTCTGGAACGAACAAAGTTTCCATGTAAATGAAGCAGCTCCAAGTGATATAACCATATACACTGCCACAAATGATGTCGAGGTTGAATTGATTTCTCCATCTAATAAAAAGTATAGACCTTCCTTAAAAGTTCAATCTGCAAAAAATCAAACTTCCTTTTTTAATGGTGCTACCATACAAACATTTAATAGGAATAAACTTGAAATTGGTGACTGGAGAGTGCGAATGAAGACTAAATCACCAAAAGATGCATACCTTTTCACGGCACAATTTAACGAAAAGAATCCGATTATATTAAGTATGGCTGGAAAAGTTAAGCAAAAAGATGCTAAATTTATCATTAAGAATCCGATGAATGATAAAAAAAGGCCAATCAGCACAACATTTCTGGTTCATCTAATAGATGAAAGCGGGAAAGAAATTAGTGAAAAAAGCACAATTCAGGAAATGGATACCGAAAATTTTTCGGGTACCCTTCCAGAAGTGCCTAAATCAGGTGTTTATAATGTAACAATTGACGTCAAGGAAAAAAGCGTGAATGGTCCTGAAAGAACCCGTACGCTGATTCGTTCGGTCTATATTGAAAAGTAG